The Quercus robur chromosome 7, dhQueRobu3.1, whole genome shotgun sequence genome has a segment encoding these proteins:
- the LOC126692692 gene encoding glutathione S-transferase U8-like: MDEEVLLLGSWGSPFSRRVEMALKLKGIEYKYIEEDLTNKSPSLLKYNPVHKKVPVLVHNGKPVIESLVILEYIDETWKDHPILPKDPYERAHARFWAKFIDEKSSIAGFKACCWGEEKEREKAKEEVFEKLQFLENELKEKRFFGGENIGLVDITGNIIGYWLGVFEEASGVKLLTREKFPKLCNWADEFVSAIKENLPPRDKLLATLRRRLGGANASK; encoded by the exons ATGGACGAAGAAGTATTGTTGTTAGGTTCGTGGGGAAGCCCTTTCAGTCGTAGAGTAGAGATGGCTCTGAAACTGAAAGGAATCGAGTACAAATACATTGAAGAAGATTTAACTAACAAGAGCCCTTCCCTCCTCAAATACAACCCAGTTCACAAGAAGGTTCCCGTGCTTGTACACAACGGAAAGCCAGTGATTGAGTCACTTGTTATTCTCGAATACATTGATGAGACCTGGAAAGACCATCCAATTTTGCCCAAAGATCCTTACGAGAGAGCCCATGCACGATTCTGGGCTAAGTTCATAGACGAAAAG agctcGATTGCAGGATTTAAGGCTTGCTGCTGGGGTGAAGAGAAAGAGCGTGAGAAGGCTAAGGAAGAAGTATTTGAGAAACTacaatttctagaaaatgagcTCAAGGAAAAGAGGTTTTTTGGTGGAGAGAATATAGGACTGGTAGACATTACTGGTAACATCATAGGCTACTGGCTTGGAGTTTTTGAAGAAGCTTCCGGGGTAAAGTTATTGACAAGAGAGAAATTTCCCAAACTTTGCAATTGGGCAGATGAGTTTGTAAGTGCCATCAAGGAAAATCTACCTCCTAGAGACAAACTACTTGCCACTTTACGACGTCGCTTGGGGGGCGCTAATGCTTCCAAATAG